Proteins found in one Brachypodium distachyon strain Bd21 chromosome 5, Brachypodium_distachyon_v3.0, whole genome shotgun sequence genomic segment:
- the LOC100825473 gene encoding UDP-glycosyltransferase 73C6: METSRKPHFVLVPWVGGVSHIVPMSDIGCLLASHGACVTIITTPASVSIVQSRVDRASRQGAVIAVSAIPFPAAEAGLPEGCERMELIPSPAMVPSFFKANKRFGEAVARYCRQQDAARRPSCVIAGTCHTWTLPMARDLGVPCYIFHGFGAFALLCVEHLYKQGRHEAIASADEPVDISVLPQPFECKILGRQLPLQFLPSMSVGSGLMQEIREFDVAVDGIVVNSFDELEHGSTALLEAAAGKRVVAVGPVSLCCGAPSLDPPRRDDDARRCMAWLDAKKAGSVVYVSFGSAGCIPPAQLLQLGMALVSCPWPVMWVLRGADSLPDDVKEWLRENTDADGKCLVVRGWAPQVAILEHPAVGGFMTHCGWGSTLESVAAGVPMVTWPLFAEQFVNEKLIVDVLGIGVSVGVTKPTENVLTAGKLGSGEAMAAEVGAEQVKRALERLMDGGSEGEEMRRKALELKEKANVALQEGGSSYSNLEKLIESSV, encoded by the coding sequence ATGGAGACCTCCAGGAAGCCTCACTTCGTGCTCGTCCCATGGGTAGGAGGCGTCAGCCACATCGTCCCCATGTCGGACATCGGCTGCCTCCTCGCGTCTCACGGAGCGTGCGTTACCATCATCACGACACCCGCCAGCGTGTCGATTGTCCAGAGCCGCGTAGACCGTGCCAGCCGGCAAGGCGCGGTGATCGCGGTCAGCGCGATCCCCTTCCCAGCCGCCGAAGCCGGCCTGCCCGAAGGCTGCGAGAGGATGGAACTAATCCCGTCGCCCGCCATGGTGCCAAGCTTCTTCAAAGCCAACAAGCGGTTCGGCGAGGCGGTGGCTCGGTACTGCCGTCAGCAGGATGCCGCCCGGCGACCGAGCTGCGTCATCGCCGGGACGTGCCACACGTGGACGCTGCCCATGGCGCGTGACCTCGGCGTGCCATGCTACATCTTCCACGGCTTCGGCGCGTTCGCCTTGCTGTGCGTGGAGCATCTCTACAAGCAAGGCCGGCATGAGGCGATCGCGTCCGCGGACGAGCCCGTCGACATCTCGGTGCTGCCGCAGCCGTTCGAGTGCAAGATCCTGGGCAggcagctgccgctgcagtTCTTGCCATCGATGTCCGTGGGGAGCGGGCTCATGCAGGAGATCCGGGAGTTCGACGTTGCCGTGGACGGCATCGTGGTGAACAGCTTCGACGAGCTGGAGCACGGCTCCACGGCGCTCCTGGAAGCCGCCGCGGGCAAGAGAGTTGTCGCCGTGGGGCCTGTCTCCCTGTGCTGTGGGGCGCCTAGCCTCGACCCCCCGCGGCGCGATGACGACGCGAGGCGGTGCATGGCGTGGCTGGATGCCAAGAAGGCCGGGTCCGTGGTGTACGTGAGCTTCGGCAGCGCCGGGTGCATACCCCCCGCGCAGCTCCTGCAGCTCGGCATGGCCCTGGTCTCTTGCCCGTGGCCTGTCATGTGGGTTCTCAGGGGCGCCGACTCGTTGCCCGACGACGTCAAGGAGTGGCTACGCGAGAATACCGACGCGGACGGCaagtgccttgtggtgcgtgGGTGGGCGCCGCAGGTGGCCATCCTCGAGCACCCGGCAGTGGGCGGATTCATGACCCACTGTGGATGGGGATCGACCCTGGAGAGCGTTGCCGCCGGGGTGCCCATGGTCACCTGGCCTCTGTTCGCCGAGCAATTCGTCAATGAGAAGCTGATCGTGGACGTGCTCGGCATCGGGGTGTCTGTTGGCGTGACGAAACCAACGGAGAACGTCCTCACCGCTGGTAAACTTGGCAGCGGcgaggcgatggcggcggaaGTGGGGGCGGAACAGGTGAAGCGCGCTCTGGAGAGGCTCATGGATGGAGGGAGCGAAGGGGAGGAAATGAGGAGGAAGGCTCTGGAGTTAAAGGAGAAAGCAAACGTTGCTTTGCAGGAGGGGGGTTCGTCCTACAGCAATCTGGAGAAATTGATCGAATCTTCCGTTTAA
- the LOC104581403 gene encoding uncharacterized protein LOC104581403 → MSAITKREFDELAQHGGNSLAWATNVEIWLEGKQLWSPIDLGGKGAPAATSAENAQALHFLRRHLCATLKIEYMAEQSALALWTALKRRFERLKYSTQPQAEAEWARLRFADFRSIVTDSQKIEKTLSTFHPDAGQSSRSYRQANYKEYSELIDILQVAEAHDEVLKKNFVVQPLGTSARPEVQANDFKICKPLKKKKGKKARKNKKETKVPKGPQASVTDTTTPMDVEPSGNPPSGLDLGDDAALFTMYDVTANDIALEVNGLMEEST, encoded by the exons ATGTCGGCAATCACCAAGCGCGAGTTTGACGAACTTGCACAGCATGGTGGTAACTCCCTTGCATGGGCAACTAATGTGGAAATCTGGCTCGAGGGTAAACAACTCTGGAGCCCGATTGACTTGGGTGGCAAAGGTGCCCCTGCCGCCACGTCGGCTGAGAATGCCCAGGCTTTGCACTTCCTACGCCGCCACCTCTGCGCCACACTCAAGATTGAGTACATGGCTGAGCAGAGTGCCTTAGCCTTATGGACCGCCCTCAAACGCCGGTTCGAAAGACTGAAGTACTCCACCCAGCCCCAGGCAGAGGCGGAATGGGCCCGGTTGAGGTTTGCGGATTTCCGGTCCATTG TCACCGATAGCCAGAAGATTGAGAAGACTCTCTCAACCTTTCATCCGGATGCCGGGCAGTCCTCCCGGAGCTACCGGCAGGCGAACTACAAGGAATATTCTGAGCTGATCGACATCCTCCAAGTGGCTGAGGCGCATGACGAGGTTCTCAAAAAGAACTTTGTCGTGCAACCACTCGGGACTAGTGCGCGCCCAGAAGTGCAGGCAAACGATTTCAAAATCTGCAAGCccctcaagaagaagaagggcaaaAAGGcaaggaagaacaagaaggagACCAAGGTGCCAAAGGGGCCCCAA GCATCCGTTACTGACACCACCACACCGATGGATGTTGAGCCCTCAGGGAATCCTCCATCTGGTCTGGACTTGGGAGACGATGCAGCACTTTTCACCATGTATGACGTGACCGCAAACGACATTGCGCTTGAGGTCAACGGTCTCATGGAAGAGTCTACCTAG